The Cynocephalus volans isolate mCynVol1 chromosome 17, mCynVol1.pri, whole genome shotgun sequence genomic interval ACAAATGGGAGGGAACCCTCAGCTCCAACCTTCTCTCTGAGGAGTAAAGCACCCCAACTTTTCTGGATGCTACCTGAGAGACTGGCCTCTATCTCACCTTTCTCGGAGAGTGATGGGGCCTGGTCCCTGGGAACTACGGGGAACACAGTGGCAGTTAGAACAAGCAGACAGACACTCACAGCAGCTCCTCCTGTCTCAGTGCAGGGTGAATGGGCAATAAACCTCAGCTCCCAGCTTCTCCCAGAGAAGTGAAAGAGTCAGACAGCACATCTAACATCTCAGGTTTTCTGGCTGCTGCCCAAGGGAGTGGATTCTATTTCACCCGTCTCAGAGATTTGAAGGGGCCTGGCATACACTAGTTCCATGGGGGATACAGAGAACGAAGTGGTAATTTGAACAATCAGGCAGGCGCTTGTCACAGCACCTCCCTCTGGTTCAGTGCCGAGTGCTACTGGAAGGACTGGCTTCTTTCCCATCCGCCTCAGAGCACTGATGGGTACTTTTCTGCCCACcccttcacttttaatctatGTGCGCCCTTAGATCTAAGTGAGCTTCTTGTAGACaccatatagttggatcttgtttttaaaatcttgagccactctgtgtctttgaTTGGGAAGTTTAAAACActcacatttaaagtaattattgagaGGGAGAAGTATTTGCTATTGTTATTTGTTAACTACTGTCTGCTTCTCTTGTGGTTTTGTtgtccctcttttcctctcttgctaTCTTCCTTTATGATTCATATCGTTATTGATAAGCTttgattccttttcctttctatgtgtgtttaacttttatagactttttgttgtttttaccatggggcttacataaaatatgttataattaCAACAGTCTGTTTTAAGCTGATAACTACTTAACTTCATTGACATAGAAACTCTACACTTTGACTTCTCCCTACCCCGCATTTTATCTTCCTTCTCCAGGTTTTGTTGTTGTGATTTGCTATggtttgtattcatttatttggtagctttttaaaactgtttttgcaaagacattctttttttattggttatgaatattcatgagatacaaaactgattgtcaccccttgtgcccaagatgtgaaggccagatccatactggcagcatgcccattaccacaaattgcgtttgtaccccgtgtccccctcccaattatccccaacctccctccccctccacctctcccctcccattccattttgtatcccaaggtatgttctctccctctgcaagttcaatgcaccactgtggtctttctttccttctttctttctctcttagctcccactcgTGAGTGAATACaagcggtatttatccctctgtgctgcAAAGACTTATTCTTTGTTAGTCTCTGAAATCTCTGTACCTTTAGCTTCATAGCTGCCATCTTTCGCAGTCAGCCAGTTACTTGActgagatttccttaaatgccaccagccaaaataaatgaataaataagtaaataagcaaacaaacaggaataaagaaaaaaagaatctttagGTCTTTGCAAATTGATTCTGTGTTGAGGCCCTTTTTTGACATTTAACCATGTCATTTGCAACTTCTTCTTAGCCTTTGCTTCCTGCTTGTGCTGAGCCTAAAGTTCAGCCATAGGTTCGAGCTTAtggtcttctcaggtcttttctgaggaCATAGCATTCCCTGTCCATGCACTTGGCTTTCTAGGTCTCCCAGtatatgcagaagcttttcaaaATCCTTACTACTCAAAGATTCTCACTCACCAGCTTTTCCTCCCTGCATGTCTATCATTTACTCCAAGTGCTTTTTTTTGCTGTAAGTGGCAATGGTTGTTCTCttggttttcaatattttcaaggaACATCCTCTGTGTAGCTGTCTCTCTGCACTGAGAAAGTTCTAAGTTAGGTGAAATGGAGGCAGGCCCCTTGTGTTAGTCCTTCAGGGAACCTACAGACAGGTCAGAACAGATGCACACAATTCCTTGAAAACAAGATAAATTCTAATCCCTCTGGGACCAGGTGCCCACACTAGGTACATGGGCTGCCATCTAAAGATGTGTTCTATTGTCTTGCTGTGTTCTCTTGCTGTGTCCAGTGTCCTTGCTCCTGGTTAAGCATTCACTTGGTAACTGTGAACCTTttactattttccatttttgacACTTTTTGCCATGTTTTTCAGAGTTTCTGGAGAGGGATAGATCCCTGTGGTCCTCACACTATTTTTTCTGACTTACATTTATTACTTGGTTTTTGACACTTCTATTTCTATCCATTTTATCTAttaacttacatttttattttctacttctttgtcCTTTCTACCTTATTTCAGTGTAGGACCTCAAAAATCTGATCTTGCAGctcaccattttaaaaaaatcaacattgtttcttttaaaatatctctcctatcaattattttctttagctcaataattttttctatcctaatattattactttttaaatctttctgattttctattcTGATATTCTGTAGATAACACATACCATCcttcatttctttaattatattttttatgcatgttttaaattatttgttctcttttttttatacACTATATTGTATAATTTGTTGTTTTGCTCCTAAGATGGTGCATTATTGGTGTCTTGTGAGTTCTCATATCCCATAGAATATTGGTTATCCCTTTTGGCAATGAGCACAGGGAAAGGACTAAATGCTCTTTCAGTTCTGGGAGTCcctcaacatttatttttctaaacttcaTCCTCCAATAGGACTTTTGTGTAGACGTCTGAACCTGTCACCCAATGCCAGGTTTATTTCTGCCTCTTGCAGAGGAAGAGGTTTATATGAGAAGTGGCTGTATTGCAAGGTACTTAAGAGTATGAGATTTGGCTCCAGAGTCCTAATTTGTACCAGggctcctcaaaaagttcatggaaagattagttttatcttttaattctattttccccataaactctttgaagtactctGGTATTTACTACTTTCTTTGTACTATTGTGCAAATGTCTTAATTTCACTGAGATTTAAAAACTCATTTGTGAAATGTGTTTCTTAAGATTATTCTTAAGAGTATTCAATTAGAAGCTTTATTGTATTGTGTTTATGGTGCAAAATGGCAGCTCTTATTGCCTGAGTGTTAAGTGAGCTGAGTACCTGGAGGCAGGGAATGGGGATGTTAGTGAATATTCAGCAAGGATGGAAGTAACCTGGAACTCTTCTCTCCAATCAGAACCCACAACCTTGCTTTTGAGTTTTACTCACTCTGCTTGCTTGCCCTCCCTTCCTAGGTGGATTGAGGAGTAGGGAACAATGTGCAGAACTTGGAAGAGAAATCCAGGAACTTGGACTATAGACACATGTGAATAGTGAGGGTGTCTGTGTCAGAGAGGGCTATAAGTATCACCATTTCTACAGTTTTTGAcacatctctcttctctccttcaagCAAGAGTGGTGGAATGGACAAAAGTAACCAATCCAGTGTCTCTAAATTCCTCCTTTTAGGTCTCTCTGAGAAGCCAGGGAAGCAACATCTCCTATTTCACATCTTCATGGGCATGTACCTGATCATCATGTTGGGTAACCTACTCATCCTCCTGGCCATCAGCTCTGACCTGATCCTGCACACCACATGTGCCTCTTCCTGGCCAACCTCTCTTTTGCTGATGCCTCTTTTTCTTCCACTGCAGTCCCCAGGATGCTGGTAAACATCAGACACATAGTCAGAACATACCATGGAGGTTGTTTGGCTCAGATGCACCTTTTCATGACATTTGGGGCACTAGACAACTTCCTCTTGGGGATGATGGCCTATGACCACTATGTGGCCGTCTACAGGTGTCTGCAGTACTCCACACATGAATCCTCTTGTGTGCATGCTCCTTCTTATAGCATGCTGGATTCTCACCAGCCTCGTTGCCATCTTACACATCTTGCTCATGGCTAGGCTTTCTTTCTATGCAGGCAACACCATCCACCACTTCTTGTGATGTGGTCCCTCTGCTACAGCTCTCCTGCTCAGACACCAGCACCAACCAGGTAGCTCTCTTCACTGTGGGCTCCATGGTAGTCACGGGTCCTCTCTCTTTGATCTTCCCTCCCACCTCACTGTTGTCTTCTTGTTCTATGGCGTGGCAATTGGTGTCTACTTGTGGCCCCCTTCATCACAGTCAGAGGGTAAGGACAGTGTTGCAGCTGTATTTTACACAGTGGTGATCTCCAAGCTGAAGCCCTTCATTTACAGCCTCAGGAATAAGGACGTGAAGACAACACTGGGAAGCCTTTTGATCTAAATGCACTTTTCTATCAGAGACTCTAAACTTATGTCCATATTTGAAAGTTGCTCCCTGGAGGGCCCACATAATTGGGAAGCAATATCCCTCCCTTCTACTCCTATACATAGCTATCAGGGAAGAGCTCTCTAAAAAACAGTCCCTTAAGCTCAAATCCAAATCTGCATGTACTTACTGTACCTATGTATTAATTTCATGGAGGACTTGTGTTGCACATAATTTCTTTTggcaaagaatattttatttttcttttgaacatttaataataataaaaaaggagtCAACCACCAGGGTCCCAAATCACAAAGTAAACATTTTCAGGTCAGTTTTTTGACCCTTTTTATTATGTCAGTGGTGGGGAACATGAAATTATATACTAACAGGAAAATGCATAGTGTGTGCATGTTTTTGGGGTTCatattcaaaaacaattttatatttagcTACACAGATTATAAGATTTTTTGGTGATCATTATATATGAAACTCACAAATACTTGGAAAGTTTGTATATTAGTTACTTTATTATCCATAATACGATTCACACTgtgtaaaaataatgtaaaaggaAATAGTAAAATTATACCAAAAGATAATTTTCCTTTGATGATTATTTATATAGGTTATTAGGGTTACAAAAGGAATAATATTTGATGTCaaaccagtgagttttattctggCTTTTCTCCATTAGCTGTGTGATGTTATATAATTTGACTTTAGAATTCAGAGCCAGTTCTGGcagcaagatggtggactagaggtgtaTTCCTCCCATACAAGAAGACCAGAACAAGGAATGGACAGCTAAGTACTAAAGAGAGCATcagtgggagagtgtgggagggCATCAGGAGCCTGTGAGGATTCTATGGAGCATGAAAACCAAATAGGGTGGTATATAGAGAGGAAAGAGGCACATGGCTTCAGCTACTATGTCTCTGACATGAGGATTGGTGCAGGAGGAATTTTTCCTTGCAGAGAAAAGAGTCTGCTCAGCTGTGAGCACTTCCCAGTGGTAAGGCTCCTCTTGCTCATGCCCCAGCCTGCCACAACTCCCACTGTGGCCACCAGCACCATTGTCTAGTCCCAGAACTATCGCCCATCTCCCTGCACAAGAGTTCACCCTGTTCCCTGCCACAGACACTGGCCATGGCCCCACCCACCAGCTGCAGCTCCAGCATGCAGCCCCTGCTGCCCATGGGCTGCCCATCAGCTTCTGTCTCATCCCATAGATCATGCCACCCACACCATCCACTGTCCACAATCTATGGCTGCCAGCACCCCTGCCAAATGGCTCTGGCCACCCCCAGCCACTGGCTGCAGCCAGCATTGTCCAGCTCCAGAGTGCAGCAGACACAACCATCCATCTTCCCACTTAGCAGTCTGTCCAACtccccactgccactgctgctgacCAGCCTGGGTGCCATCAGTTCTACCTCACCCAGATCCAGGTGTTTCTGTGTTTCACCAGACAGGAATAAAGAGGAGAGAGGTGAGCAAGGGCCCTTGACCCAGTGGCCTAACCCACAGGGGAAATTATGCTGTCCCCAAGGTTGTGCACCTGAGGGTGGCAACTACTTGTGCAGCCCACACAACTGCATGGCTCTGGGTGGACACACAGAGTGTCTGATGAATGAAGAAAACTCTGGCATTGAATGTGGCTAAAGTaatcacatggagactacactactgagtctacccagaaccaaaactaaaacatcccacccaatggtcaatataaaacacatctacaggagggagtctctctcctcaaaggccactacagagtaatagaagcagcaactaCTCCGCTAGATGACCAGACATGAATGTAGGGATATTAGAAatgcaacagcaacaacaaaaccaaaaaaacccaggagaatatgacaccaccaaaagaatacaataattctcaagtaccaaacccaaaacagcagaaaaactttaaaatgactgaaaaagaattttgagcaacaatcttaaggaaactataTGAGATACAAGAAATCTCAGTTAGATGACAAAACAAAACGAGAAAAATCATACTAGATATGAAGGAATAAATTTATATGGAGATTAAATACAAAAAAGTAGCAGAGCTCCTGGAACTGAGGAACTCATTCAAGAAACACAAACTACGACTGAGAGATTAAGCCACAGGCTAGAGcaggtggaagaaaaaaatttctgatcttgaagatggtcttttagaaataacccaggtgaccaaaaaagaaaaaacaactttaaaaaatgaagaaaatttatgaGAGCTATTAGAtaactttaagtgcacaaacatctgaatcgtgtgttcctgaaggggaggagaaaggaaaaggcattgaaaacctattcaatgaaataataacagaaaacttcccaggtatagggagagacagaccttcagatccaggaggctcaaagatccccaaacagattcaatccaaaaagatcctctccaagacacattatagtcaaactgacaaggctcaaagacaaagagagaatcttaaaaacagcagggaaaaagcatcaagtcacctataagggagtctccatcagactaacagcagacttctcaacagaaattctacaggccaaaagaaaacgggatgatatattcaaaacactaaaagaataaaactgccagccaaaacggtatactcagcaaggctatcctttggaaatgagggagaaatagtgtatttccaagacaaacaaaaactatgggaattcactaccacacgaccagcctggCAAGAAATCCTAaaagggagtcttgcatctggaatctgaaaaacaatagtcattaccatgaatacacatgaaagaacaaaacccactagtagaacaaaaatgcaaatgagaaagagaaagaaactacatcttactacctccaaaaaccaacaaacattgacggcaaacaataaaagaggaagaaagaaacaagataGTTGAAACATCCaaaggaaaatcaacaaaatatcagGAGTAAGACTACTTTTCAATAGCagctctaaatgtaaatggttaaATCCAACACTCAAAAGATATGAACTGATGGACTGGATTAAGAAACAAGACCCAAATATCTGCTGTCTttgagactcacctcacctgcagagacacacacagactaaaagttaagggatggaaaaagatataccatgaaagtAGAAAccgaaaatgagcaggagtagctattctaacataggataaaatagacttccaaccaaaaaccacaaaaagagacaaagaaggccactatgtaatgataaagggatcgatccatcaagaagacataacaatcataaatatgtatgtacccagcaATGGAGCACCTAGATCTATGGAGAAAACACggttagatctaaagaaagagataggtttcaatacaataatagttggggacttgaacacccctgtctcagcagtggacagatcatctaggcaacaaatcaacagagcaacacaggacttaaactatGCTCTAAACTATTTGGATATGGccggtatctacagaacatttcatccaataactataaaatatatattcttctcagcacatagaacattctccagtgTAGACCACATggtaggttacaaatcaagtctcgacaaacttaaaaatactgaaaccatttcaagtatcttttcagaccacaatggataaaATCTGCAAATCGATAACatatgaaactctggaaactatacacatACATggtaattaaacaacatgctcctcaatgacctatgggcccaaggagaaattaaacaggaaatcaaaaaatttcttgaaactaatgaaaataaagacacatcatatcaaaaccagTGAGATTAAATATCTTTCATGTGTTTAAGAGtaattttaaagtctttattaGAAATTGTCtgtgtctttttcctgttttactACTGTGTTTTTGTTCCTATATGTTTCAGTTTTGGAGACGTTTTTATATGTTAGTGATATCAGCCTTCATTTGtaatatgtattgcaaatatctttttttcagtttgtcaGTTGTCTTTTACTTTGTTACAGTGTTTCTTTGCCACAcaaatttacaattttttatatagtcaaatttttcagttttattgtctcttgatttttttttttaattgttctgaACGCTTTGGTTTATTTCAACTTGCTTATATTGCCTTGATCAAATGGATGttacattttttcccctaaaacaatttaaaaaattttttaatttaattaatttatttatttttaacttttattttgtcgatatacattgtggttgattattgttgccccttaccaaaacctccctccctcctccctctcctccctcccccccaacaatgtcctttctgtttgcttgtcgtatcaacttcaactaactgtggttgttatatcctcttctccccccccccggtttgtgtgtgtgtgtgtgtgtgtgtgtgtgaatttatatattaatttttagctcccaccaataagggagaacatgtggtatttctctttctgtgcctgactcgtttcacttaatataattctctcaaggtccatccatgttgttgcaaatggcagtatttcattcgtttttatagctgagtagtattccattgtgtagatgtaccacattttccgtatccactcttctgatgatggacatttgggctggttccaactcttggctattgtaaagagtgctgcaatgaacattggggaacaggtataccttcgacttgatgatttccattcctctggatatattcccaacagtgggatagctgggtcgtatggtagatctatctgcaattgtttgaggaacctccataccattttccatagaggctgcaccattttgcagtcccaccaacaatgtatgagagttcctttttctccgcaacctcgccagcatttatcgttcagagtcttttggattttagccatcctaactgggatgagatggtatctcagtgtggttttgatttgcatttcccggatgctgagtgatgttgagcattttttcatatgtctgttggccatttgtatatcttccttagagaaatgcctacttagctcttttgcccattttttaattgggttgcttgttttcttcttgtacagttgtttgagttccttatatattctggatattaatcctttgtcagatgtatattttgcaaatattttctcccactctgctggttgtcttttaactctgttaattgtttcttttgctgtgcagaagctttttagtttgatataatcccatttgtttatttttcctttggttgcccgtgcttttggggtcgtattcatgaagtctgtgtccagtcctatttcctgaagtgtttcttctatgttttctttaagaagttttattgtttcagggtgtatatttaaataattaatccattttgagttgattttagtatatggtgagaggtatgggtctagtttcattctcccgcatatggatatccagttatcccagcaccatttgctgaagaggcagtccctttcccagtgaataggcttggtgcctttgtcaaagatcagatggcagtaagtgtgtgggttgatttctggattctctattctattccattgatcagtgtgtctgtttttatgccagtaccatgctgttttggttattatagctttgtagtatagtttaaagtcaagtagtgttatgcctccagctttattttatttgctcagcattgctttggctatgcgtggtcttttgttattccatataaatatctggatagttctttacatttctgagaaaatgtctCTTGATTTTGAATGAAATTTTTTCTCTACATTGAAGTTAGAGAGGAATTaaccatgttttcttttgttacctgtatGGTTTCAGTTCTTATACTTTGATCTCtgatacatttaaattttattcttgtaTGCAGTGacatatgtataattttaattgacaaaaattatatatatttatagtatacaacattatgttttgatatatttatacattgtggaatggctttTTTTCCACAAATGGCTAACCAATTGTCCCTGCGCTATTTATTAAACAATGCATCTTTACCCCAGTAATTTGAAGTTCTATCTTTATGAtagacttaatttttatttcttgggtttctattctattccacttgtctatttatttatccattcattagtacCTTACTCTTTGAATTGCAGTATTTGAATAAATAGTTGCTATCCTTCAAAGCTAAAAATATGGTCCAATATGGATATATAAATAGATGTATACAGTAGAGTGAGACAGTGTCTTATAGAGACGATTACAAAGGTCTATGGGTACATACAGGAGTGAATTAATAATTCTCTCTGGATAGATGAATTCAGGAAGACCTCACAGAAGAGGTAACATTTGTGATGGGTCTTGGAGTTAGGACAGGTCACTGCAAAACAGGAGAAGTTTTTCATGGGGGGGGGAATAGGATACAGAAAGTCACAGGTTtacatcaagaaaagaaaataagaggttGTTGCTCTGTAGGTGAAGTGATATGGGGATCTAAAGTTTCTGATCCCAGGGTCTCCAACCATTTCCTTGATGGAGTCAATTTTACCATGTATGGGAACTGGGAACTGCCACTCAATTCATTGGTCAATATATGCTTATGGTTCAATTCCTCCTCAAACATTAGAAAGCAAGAAGGGGTAGTGAAATCAGAATTTAGCTAGACTTCATGTAGCAGGAAAAGTCGGGGATTTGCTGCTGCTATTGTGACCCTGGTTGCCATTGCTAGAAGGCATGGGTGGTAGCAGAGAAGAATTGCAATTGTATGAACCATTCAAAGAGGAGGAGGGTTCAGAGCCATAATATACCCTTAGTATTGAgacatatttctaattttttttaaagcatgaagGCTAATTTCCTGGTACCAGAGATTCATTAACTAGAACAAATGTTAGGATAAACTTGTCATCTTGTGCACTTAAAATGACAAGTGttaaggtgagagagagagagagtgagcagccagagaggggagaggagggtaggagaagggagggaaggaaacagaagggaaggggagagaagggaaggaaagggaaaggaaaggagggaaagaccAGGTATGATTTGCATTTTAAGCAAAACTTGCAGATTACAGCATAGGTGGTAAGcaatttatatgtattatctttcTGAATGCTCAGGACAGCCTTAGGTGATAGTTACTATAGTCACTATTACTATTAACTTGTTTGTATTTAGAAACTGAGACTGGGGGCTGTTGATAACTTGCTGAGCGTCACACAGGTGGTGAATGATAGGtcccatatgtaaaatgaggtATTTGTGATCCAATGTAagtcttattttcatttaaaaaactttaaaaaatctgagtTTATCAGTGAGATCTCACTAGAATGACAATTATATAGGGAAGAAATTGACAGAGTGCAATGCAAGTCCCCAAATTTCTCCTGTGTGTTATTGAAAAATCTTCTGGAGGTTGTTATAATGTATCCTTAGTAGCATCCCTGGAGGAGATAtaataacaaaatttattaagttttatttaaaaatagatctaaGCATAGACTGTTAGCCTAGTGCCGGAGAATGGTCAGTGAATGAAACTCAGTGAGAGTCCACAGTAATGTGGTTCAAACCCTCTTATTTCTGATCATAAGTTCTTGCTCCCTTGGCTTTTACACCTCTGTCTTCTAGCTTCTCATTTTCCCTGCCACATCTTCAAATCATTTGCTAGCATTGAGAGAAATTGTTGATTGGAGCAGTGTCTGTGAATAATGTgagggaagcaagaaagaaaactaataatTGAGCGGAATATGTAGATTCCATGTCCATTTCGACATACGGTAATCATTAAGAGCATGCACTTTGGAAAAATTGTACAAATTCTGACTATgacacttattagctgtgtaacttcaggcaagtaatttaacctctctgagcctttgttttctgttctgtacagtgaaaaggataaaaatatttatctcaaaGGAGTATATCAAATATTGCTGAAGATACTGAAGATCTAAGCACAAGATCTGAAACAGGCAAATATGTAGAGataggtttttattatttttattaactccttttataagtgaggaaattGCAGCTCAGTGAGGTTACTTAATTTGGCTTAGGTTGGAAAGCTAGCAAGTGGAAGATCCAGGGTTTGAACTTAGGCACCAAGATAACTCTACCAGGTGATTTTCCCTGAATTCCCCAAATGTCTCTGGTCTCATGGAGATTGCAGTGCCCTCCTGCTCAGGAGTCTCCCCAAAGCCCTCTTCATGTCTCTGTTTctcaggctgtagatgaaggggttcagCATGGGAGTCACCACAGCGTACATCACAGATGCAACCCTGTCTCTGCTGGCTGAATCAGCAGTAGAGGGGATGAAGTACACCCCAATGGAAGACACATAGAACAAGCAGACCGCTGAGAGGTGGGAGCCGCAGGTGGAGAAAGCCTTCCACTTCCCACTTGCTGATGGGACTTGCACGATGGCAGCCACAATGCGGACATATGAAATGATGATTAGCAAGGGGATCAAGATGGTTAATGCCCCTCCCCAGTACATCAGCACACACTGGTTGGCAAAAGTACTGGAACAAGAGAGCTTCAACAGGGGGAGAAGTTCACAAAAGAAGTGGGGGATGATGTTGTCAGTACAGAAGGATAACTGAGCCAGGAGAATGGTGTGGGTTAGAGAGTATGAATGTGCAAGGACTAGGGACATGACCACCAGCAGGACGCAGCATCTGGGACTCATAACCAAGGTGTAGTGAAGGGGATGGCAGATGGCCACAAACCGGTCATATGCCATCACCGCCAGGAGGAAAACATCGACACCAATGAACCACAGAAAGAAATAGATCTGGGACAGGCATTCAGCATAGGGGATGGCACACCTGTGAGCCTGGATGTTCACCAGCATCCTGGGGACCGTGGTAGATGATAAGCACAGGTCAGTGAGGGAGAAGTTGgccaggaagaagtacatgggggtgtagAGGTGTGGATCAGAGCCAATGGCCAAGATGATCAGAATATTCCCCACCACGGTGACCAAGAACATTGCCAGGAAGATGCCAAAGAGGAGAGGCTGCTGTTCCTGCTGCTCAGAGAGGCCCAGGAGGAGGAATTCAGAGACACTGGTGTGGTTTCCCGGTTTCATGTCGCGGTGAaactaaagaataaaatggaGGATGACACTTCAAAAACTTCTTTTGTCCTAAGGTTGTCTCAATGGCAACAAAGGCGTGAAATAAAGATGACATCAGAGAATTAACAGctgtgcattatctcattgaaCCCTGAAAGAGCCCTACGAAGGAGTTACTGTTAtgcccattttattgatgaaggAACTGAGTCTTGTAGAAAGAAGCATAGGTAAAGTAGAAATCCTGGCAATTCTGACTTTAAAGTCTGTGACCTTAACCTTTCTAT includes:
- the LOC134365970 gene encoding olfactory receptor 1G1-like, with the translated sequence MKPGNHTSVSEFLLLGLSEQQEQQPLLFGIFLAMFLVTVVGNILIILAIGSDPHLYTPMYFFLANFSLTDLCLSSTTVPRMLVNIQAHRCAIPYAECLSQIYFFLWFIGVDVFLLAVMAYDRFVAICHPLHYTLVMSPRCCVLLVVMSLVLAHSYSLTHTILLAQLSFCTDNIIPHFFCELLPLLKLSCSSTFANQCVLMYWGGALTILIPLLIIISYVRIVAAIVQVPSASGKWKAFSTCGSHLSAVCLFYVSSIGVYFIPSTADSASRDRVASVMYAVVTPMLNPFIYSLRNRDMKRALGRLLSRRALQSP